CACCGTTTTCAACCACTGTGACTTCCAGGCGGTTGCTGTTGTCGTCTGGGACAACGGCGCGGTCCGCCTCCGGCATCATGATCTCGATCTTGTTCGTAATCTCCGCCGCCACGACCATGAAGAACACGATCAGGAGAAACACCACGTCGATCATCGGCGTGATGTCCATGGGCTGATCGGGCGTATCTGGGCGATGGGTTTTCATCGGTCAGGGGCAGTCAGTGGGAAAGGCTCAGGAGGTGTGGCGGCGGATGCCCTTCATCATGCGGTGGAAGAGGTCACCGACCTGCTTGTCCACCCGGGAAGAGATCTTGCCGTACACGTTCTTGAAGAAGATGTAGAAGAACATCGCCGGCACCGCCACAATCAGGCCGGTGGCCGTGGTGATGAGCGCTTCGGAGATGTTGTCGGCCAGCGCCTGCGGTTGACCCATACCCTGGGCGGCGATGGCGCGGAAGGCCTTGATCATACCCGAAACCGTCCCGAGCAGACCGACCATCGGTGAGAGGGTCGCCACCAGCGAAAGCATGTTGATCATGACAAAGGGCGCGGCCAGTTCCTCGGTCGAGGACTCCTCCATCGCCTCCTTCATCGACTCCGGGTCGATGTGCTGGCCGTCGATGCGATCCAGCCCGGCGCTGATGATATTCGTCAGGACGGCAGGATTGTCTTCGCAAATCTTACGGGCGCCGTCGAAGTCCAGGCTCTCCATGGCCGGAGCCAGCTTCTGGGCCAGGTCCGGGCGCAGGAAGGGCTTTTCGCGGATCATGAGCAGGTTGTAAATAATCAGGCCCACCCCGCTGATCGAAAGCACAAGCAGGATGTACATGGCCCAACCACCGGCCTGGAACAAGCCCCACAGGGACATGCTGACGCCCACATCGTCCTCGGCCTCGACAGTCTGTTCGGTCTGCGCGGCAGGCGGCTCATCCTGAGCCAGGACGGGAACCGGCGCGGCGAAAAACGCGGCCAGCCCCAGCGAGAGCATGAGTATGAATTTCTTAAGGTCGTGCATACGGGTAGGGTTTTGTGGTTGAAAGAAAAGTGTCAGGTTAAATGAATCCCGGCGCAGGCTTTAACTTCCCTGCGCGGGCAGCTTGGCCAATTGTTCGCGGCTTTTTTCACCCCAGGGGGTGCTGCCGTAGAAAAGATCAACTTCGCCGTAAATCTCGCGGGCGACATCGTTGCGGCCTATCTTCTGGTAAAGGGTACCGGAGCAATAAAACAGCTCGGGGGTCCAGGGATAGCTGATGTCCGCGGTGACAACGCCCTGGCTGATATTGCCCATGGCCAGCTCGGTATTATCGGCGGCCATAGCCAGACGGCCCTGCACGAGCTTGAGCAGGGAAAAGGCGCGCTCCTCAGGCTCGATTTCCCCGGCTTTTTCGACGAAAAGTTCAGCCGTCTGGCTGCGTCCGGTTTCCAGGTTGCAGTAGGCTGTCCAGAGAATGGCCTCCTTCTGCACCCGCGTGTCCGGAATATCCTGAATGCGCTGGTAGAGGAAAAGGGCCTCGGAAACATTGCCCGTCTCGCGCAACTGATTGGCAAAGCGCATGATCTTGGGCAGGAGCGCCTCGTATTTCTTGCTCAGCGGGATGCGGTTGAGCAGCTTGAGGGCTTCATCGGTCTTGCCCGCATCCACCAGCCGCTCCGTCAGGATAAAGGCGTAGTCGATGTACTGCGGGGGCAGCTTGGTCAGGGGCAGGTACGCCATCAGTGCGGATGCCTCGTCCAGGTCGCTACTGCGCACCAGCGCAAAGGTGAAACGGTCCACCACCGAGTGGATATTGATATTATCGGGCGGGATTTGCAGGTAGCGCACCAACGGATAGACGTACTCGCGCATGGAGCCCACAGCGCGGTCATAATCGCCCGCGTTGATAATATCGACGTGGTCCTCGTACTCGCGTGGCGGGGTGTAAAGGATCGACAGACCGGGGGTGTTCAGCGGCAGGATGATTTCCTGGCTGTCCTTCGGATTGTACCGGAAGATCAGCTCGCCGTTCTCCTCACCCATGAGGTAGAGCTTGTTGTTGGCGCCACCGGTGCGGTTAACCACAGGCACGGGCGTATTGCCGTACTTGCTAAGGTTGTCCTGGCCCTGCGCGGGCAGGACGGAGGCGAACACCAGGAGGGCCAGAGCGTATTTGAGGGAAGTCATCACAGGGCCGACCTCGCTTGTTTGATTTGATCGTAATAGGCGGAGCCCTCCAGGGAGGGGTTGGCGAGAAACTCGTCGTAGGTGCGGCGCGCGTCATCGCGGCGGCCCATGCTTTCGAGCG
The Ruficoccus amylovorans DNA segment above includes these coding regions:
- a CDS encoding ExbD/TolR family protein → MKTHRPDTPDQPMDITPMIDVVFLLIVFFMVVAAEITNKIEIMMPEADRAVVPDDNSNRLEVTVVENGDAYVGMMPVTLDELSERIRVENEEVPGFRVYVRADANTPHEYIQTIMRTCAENGVFDIIFATLQDA
- a CDS encoding MotA/TolQ/ExbB proton channel family protein: MHDLKKFILMLSLGLAAFFAAPVPVLAQDEPPAAQTEQTVEAEDDVGVSMSLWGLFQAGGWAMYILLVLSISGVGLIIYNLLMIREKPFLRPDLAQKLAPAMESLDFDGARKICEDNPAVLTNIISAGLDRIDGQHIDPESMKEAMEESSTEELAAPFVMINMLSLVATLSPMVGLLGTVSGMIKAFRAIAAQGMGQPQALADNISEALITTATGLIVAVPAMFFYIFFKNVYGKISSRVDKQVGDLFHRMMKGIRRHTS